The following proteins are encoded in a genomic region of Arachis ipaensis cultivar K30076 chromosome B02, Araip1.1, whole genome shotgun sequence:
- the LOC107625211 gene encoding protein SODIUM POTASSIUM ROOT DEFECTIVE 2 isoform X1, with the protein MFCASQASXXXXXXICAICAAMDEASCSSSTNTIQLGGKAIDRHNPIICHSRRATLSSSSSSSSSSSHPPINPQKKRSSSKPSSSNAENKNKNSAKKGGHHDQKKKNVAENTVYSSKQIDSVLARRSWIKQNNNNGDLFTTTPPVGSTRCLLSDTAFFDDNNDGVSDFHDPALVLNNNNNNKKGQDEIQTENNTLSKPSTSSHHPKSASSDQQEVVLRVSLHCKGCEGKVRKHLSKMQGVSSFKIDFASKKVTVVGDLTPLSVLTSISKVKSAQFWSATTDSAVGSSYYGTLETNNKYVI; encoded by the exons ATGTTCTGTGCTTCACAAGCCTCNNNNNNNNNNNNNNNNNNNATTTGTGCCATTTGTGCCGCCATGGATGAAGCCTCATGCTCTTCTTCCACCAACACCATTCAACTCGGAGGCAAAGCCATCGACCGCCACAACCCCATCATCTGCCATTCTAGAAGAGCAaccctctcctcctcctcctcctcctcttcttcttcttctcacccACCAATCAACCCTCAGAAGAAAAGATCTTCTTCAAAACCATCATCAAGTAATGCAGAGAATAAGAACAAGAACAGTGCTAAAAAGGGTGGTCATCATGATCAGAAGAAGAAAAACGTAGCAGAAAATACTGTCTACTCTTCTAAGCAGATTGATAGCGTTCTGGCGAGGAGAAGTTGGATTaagcaaaataataataatggtgattTATTCACTACTACTCCTCCTGTTGGTTCAACAAGGTGTTTGCTCAGTGACACTGCTTTCTTCGATGATAACAATGATGGTGTATCAGATTTTCATGATCCAGCTTTggtattaaataataataataataataaaaagggtCAAGATGAAATTCAAACTGAAAACAACACTTTATCTAAACCTTCTACCTCTTCCCATCATCCCAAGTCTGCTTCTTCAGACCAG CAGGAAGTTGTCCTAAGGGTTTCTTTGCACTGCAAGGGTTGTGAAGGGAAAGTGAGGAAACATCTCTCCAAAATGCAAG GAGTTAGTTCCTTTAAAATAGATTTTGCTTCAAAGAAGGTGACAGTTGTTGGGGATTTGACTCCATTGAGTGTGTTGACAAGCATATCAAAAGTGAAGAGTGCACAATTTTGGTCAGCAACTACTGATTCAGCTGTTGGATCTAGTTATTATGGTACTTTAGAAACAAACAACAAATATGTTATCTAA
- the LOC107625211 gene encoding protein SODIUM POTASSIUM ROOT DEFECTIVE 2 isoform X3 — protein MFCASQASXXXXXXICAICAAMDEASCSSSTNTIQLGGKAIDRHNPIICHSRRATLSSSSSSSSSSSHPPINPQKKRSSSKPSSSNAENKNKNSAKKGGHHDQKKKNVAENTVYSSKQIDSVLARRSWIKQNNNNGDLFTTTPPVGSTRCLLSDTAFFDDNNDGVSDFHDPALVLNNNNNNKKGQDEIQTENNTLSKPSTSSHHPKSASSDQQEVVLRVSLHCKGCEGKVRKHLSKMQGVSSFKIDFASKKVTVVGDLTPLSVLTSISKVKSAQFWLNCSPIKQKWPPHQLWR, from the exons ATGTTCTGTGCTTCACAAGCCTCNNNNNNNNNNNNNNNNNNNATTTGTGCCATTTGTGCCGCCATGGATGAAGCCTCATGCTCTTCTTCCACCAACACCATTCAACTCGGAGGCAAAGCCATCGACCGCCACAACCCCATCATCTGCCATTCTAGAAGAGCAaccctctcctcctcctcctcctcctcttcttcttcttctcacccACCAATCAACCCTCAGAAGAAAAGATCTTCTTCAAAACCATCATCAAGTAATGCAGAGAATAAGAACAAGAACAGTGCTAAAAAGGGTGGTCATCATGATCAGAAGAAGAAAAACGTAGCAGAAAATACTGTCTACTCTTCTAAGCAGATTGATAGCGTTCTGGCGAGGAGAAGTTGGATTaagcaaaataataataatggtgattTATTCACTACTACTCCTCCTGTTGGTTCAACAAGGTGTTTGCTCAGTGACACTGCTTTCTTCGATGATAACAATGATGGTGTATCAGATTTTCATGATCCAGCTTTggtattaaataataataataataataaaaagggtCAAGATGAAATTCAAACTGAAAACAACACTTTATCTAAACCTTCTACCTCTTCCCATCATCCCAAGTCTGCTTCTTCAGACCAG CAGGAAGTTGTCCTAAGGGTTTCTTTGCACTGCAAGGGTTGTGAAGGGAAAGTGAGGAAACATCTCTCCAAAATGCAAG GAGTTAGTTCCTTTAAAATAGATTTTGCTTCAAAGAAGGTGACAGTTGTTGGGGATTTGACTCCATTGAGTGTGTTGACAAGCATATCAAAAGTGAAGAGTGCACAATTTTG GCTTAATTGTTCACCAATAAAACAAAAATGGCCACCGCATCAATTATGGAGATGA
- the LOC107625211 gene encoding protein SODIUM POTASSIUM ROOT DEFECTIVE 2 isoform X2 — protein sequence MFCASQASXXXXXXICAICAAMDEASCSSSTNTIQLGGKAIDRHNPIICHSRRATLSSSSSSSSSSSHPPINPQKKRSSSKPSSSNAENKNKNSAKKGGHHDQKKKNVAENTVYSSKQIDSVLARRSWIKQNNNNGDLFTTTPPVGSTRCLLSDTAFFDDNNDGVSDFHDPALVLNNNNNNKKGQDEIQTENNTLSKPSTSSHHPKSASSDQEVVLRVSLHCKGCEGKVRKHLSKMQGVSSFKIDFASKKVTVVGDLTPLSVLTSISKVKSAQFWSATTDSAVGSSYYGTLETNNKYVI from the exons ATGTTCTGTGCTTCACAAGCCTCNNNNNNNNNNNNNNNNNNNATTTGTGCCATTTGTGCCGCCATGGATGAAGCCTCATGCTCTTCTTCCACCAACACCATTCAACTCGGAGGCAAAGCCATCGACCGCCACAACCCCATCATCTGCCATTCTAGAAGAGCAaccctctcctcctcctcctcctcctcttcttcttcttctcacccACCAATCAACCCTCAGAAGAAAAGATCTTCTTCAAAACCATCATCAAGTAATGCAGAGAATAAGAACAAGAACAGTGCTAAAAAGGGTGGTCATCATGATCAGAAGAAGAAAAACGTAGCAGAAAATACTGTCTACTCTTCTAAGCAGATTGATAGCGTTCTGGCGAGGAGAAGTTGGATTaagcaaaataataataatggtgattTATTCACTACTACTCCTCCTGTTGGTTCAACAAGGTGTTTGCTCAGTGACACTGCTTTCTTCGATGATAACAATGATGGTGTATCAGATTTTCATGATCCAGCTTTggtattaaataataataataataataaaaagggtCAAGATGAAATTCAAACTGAAAACAACACTTTATCTAAACCTTCTACCTCTTCCCATCATCCCAAGTCTGCTTCTTCAGACCAG GAAGTTGTCCTAAGGGTTTCTTTGCACTGCAAGGGTTGTGAAGGGAAAGTGAGGAAACATCTCTCCAAAATGCAAG GAGTTAGTTCCTTTAAAATAGATTTTGCTTCAAAGAAGGTGACAGTTGTTGGGGATTTGACTCCATTGAGTGTGTTGACAAGCATATCAAAAGTGAAGAGTGCACAATTTTGGTCAGCAACTACTGATTCAGCTGTTGGATCTAGTTATTATGGTACTTTAGAAACAAACAACAAATATGTTATCTAA